GAAAAAATCACTTCCCCTTTTTGGGAAATTGCCAAACCTCACAAAAATCAACGCTGTTTAGATATTGGTTGTGGGGTTAGTTTTCTCATCTATCCTTGGCGAGATTGGGACGCTTTATTTTATGGGCAAGAAATTAGTACCGTTGCCAAAGATGCTTTAAATGTTCGAGGCCCCCAGTTAAATTCTAAACTGTTTAAAGGAGTAACCTTAGCACCGGGTCATCAACTACAATATGAAGCTCATCAGTTTGATTTAGCGATCGCAACGGGATGGAGTTGTTACTATCCTCTGAGTTATTGGGAATTGGTTTTAAAAGAAGTTAAACGAGTGGTTAAACCGGGTGGAGATTTTGTGTTTGATGTGTTAATTCCCGATGCCGAATTAGCCGAAGATTGGGCAATCTTAGAAACCTATTTAGGCACAGAAGTATTTTTAGAACCCTTAGACAATTGGGAAACCCTTATTAAAGCAACAGGTGCTAAAATTTTAAAACGGAAGCCCGGAACGTTATTTCAACTTTATAAAATCCGCTTTTAAACGGAATCATGATCATTGACCTGTTGTTAATTGGTGCATTGGGATTTCTAGGAAGTTTTGGACACTGTTTGGGAATGTGCGGCCCCTTAACCGTTGCCTTTTCCTTTTCCGATGAATCTTTACCGACTCGTAAAATTCCCTTTCAATTTTATCTGTTATTAAATTTAGGTCGAATTCTCAGTTATGCCTTGGTTGGGGCTCTCATTGGTGGAGTAGGTTCGGTCTTAATTGCCAGTGGGCAAATGGCAGGAATAGGCAGTTTTTTTCGCCAAGGAATTGCCATTTTAACCGGAATATTATTAATTATTTTAGGATTAGCTCAAATTAACCCCACAATCTTTCATCGCTTCCCGATTATTCATCCTTTATCTCCCCAAAATTTGCATCATCACCTGAGTAAACTCATGGTGAATGTTTCCTTACAAAAGCATTTTTTTACTCCCTTATTATTAGGATTAATTTGGGGCTTTATTCCCTGTGGCTTTCTCTATACCGCCCAAATTAAAGCCGCAGAAACAGGCAATATTGGCTGGGGAATATTAACGATGTTAGCCTTTGGTTTAGGAACCTTCCCAACGATGTTAGGGGTGGGATTATTAACCGGAAAATTCACCGCAGACCGTCGTAGTCAACTGTTTAGACTGGGGGGATGGATTACTTTATTAATCGGAATTTTAACCTTATTAAGAACCGGAAATCATGTTGATTATTCTGGTTATGGTTCCTTAATTTGTTTAATAGTTGCCTTAATTGCTCGTCCTATTAGTCGGTTATGGTCACAACCTTTAAAATATAGACGAGTGTTTGGAGTGAGTGCTTTTATCTTAGCCGTTGTTCATACGGTACAAATGTTAGATCATACCTTTCAATGGAATTTAACCGGGTTTGACTTTATGATTCCTCAACATCAAGGCGGAATTATAGCCGGAGGATTGGCTTTTTTATTAATGGTTCCTCTGGCGATTACCAGTTTTGATAAAATTCAAAATCAATTAGGTATTCTTTGGCGTAGAATTCATTTATTAGCGGTTCCAGCCTTTATTTTAGCGGTGATTCATACTCTCTTAATTGGGTCAAACTATTTAGGCGGATTTGAATTAACCCTAATGATTAAAATTAGAGTTGCATTGCTTCTATTGTTAAGTTTAGTGGTATTATTAATTCGCTATCAAACCGTTTGGTCATTCTTTGGGTTAAAAAAGTTATATGTTGCACCCCTTAAACAAAAATAAGTCCTTAAAATTATTATTAATTCTGGGAACATTATTCGCCTTCCCACCGCTACAAAAATCTCCCTATATTAACCCAGCAATCGCTCATGAAGTAGAAGTTTCTGGGGATGTAGCGGTAACATTTCACCTCGAACCCAATCATAATCCCCGTGTCGGACAAAAAGCAACGATATGGTTTGTTTTAACTCGTCGGGGAGGACAAATGATTCCTTTATCCCAATGTAATTGTCAATTGTCAATTTATCGAGAACCCAGAAAAGCCACTGATAAACCGTTAATTCAGCCTCAACTCAAAGCAATTTCCGCCGAAAAATATCAAGGTATTCCCGGAACCGAGGTGATCTTTCCCACAGTGGGAATTTATCAATTGGAATTAAAAGGAACTGCTAAAACTAACAATAGTTTTAAACCGTTTAAAGCTGATTATTCGGTTACGGTTCGATAAGTATCCAAACATCATTATTTACACATTTATAATTCCCTGTTCCTTAGTGCAACTTTGGGATCTTGATGAAGAACCAATTAGCAAAGTGGTTGCAGCCCGGATGCGACTGGTAAGGCGTAAATTAGCCAGCTATAGTGCTATATAACTGTGATTGCCCGATTGAAACGGTTCCTGGTCAAGGTTATCGATTTTTAACCCAAGTAACAGAAGTTCGTTAAAGCGTAATGGTTACGGTAAAGCACTAAGATTTTGGCATGAACGGTAGTTGAGCTTGTCGAAATGTTCTCGGTTCGCTGTTCTCGCTTCAAATCGTGCTATAACAGTGATCAACACCTATTCTGCGTACTGGATTCGTCTCACGCCTAAACTTTTTTGTTGGGCTGTCAGTAAGGAAAACTTATGATTTGAATTTGAAGTTATTAGACATCTCCATGTAAAGCGATCACAAGTTGATGCAACTTTAAGGATAGAGTGAAGTACATAAGATTTTGAATCTTAATAGATCTTGGTCTATAGAACTTACTGCGGGACAGCGACACCTTCCCGTCCTATTCGGAGAGTGCTCATCTCTGAACTTCCTGCTGACAGGTGTTCGTCTAAAACCTATGCTGTAGGGGTGAATCGCTGCATCCTTACTTTTTAAAACTCACTTATCACAATAATCAGTCTTCTTTAGAGAAGGCAGGAGGAGGTATTCGTGGATTTTTTTTCCTTGTTTGTAATGGACTTCATTAAGCAATTGCAGTCCCCCACACTCGGCTTTTTGATTGGTGGGATGATCATTGCTGCCCTTGGTAGCGAATTGGTAATTCCAGAGTCAATTTGTACGATCATCGTCTTCATGCTACTCACCAAAATCGGTCTGAGCGGTGGTATTGCGATCCGCAATTCCAACCTAACAGAGATGATTTTACCTGCACTATTTTCTGTAGCAGTCGGGATTCTGGTTGTATTCATCGCACGCTATACCTTAGCCAATCTGCCAAAGGTCAAAACCGTTGATGCAATTGCGACCGGGGGATTGTTTGGTGCGGTGAGTGGCTCTACCATGGCTGCCGCCCTGACACTACTGGAAGAAGAAAAAATCTCATACGAAGCATGGGCTGGCGCACTCTATCCCTTCATGGATATCCCCGCGCTCGTAACTGCAATTGTGGTGGCTAACATTTATCTCAACAAGAAAAAACGTAAGGTAGAAGAAGAGTCTCTCAGTAAGCAGGAGTATCTTAGCAAGCAAGAGTATCTCAGTAAGCAGCCCGTTGCGGCAGGTAATTATCCCGATCAGCCAGAATATCCTAGCAGTCGGCAAGAATATCTCAGCCAGCAGAAGGCCTCTCGGGATAATGGGGTTAAGATCTGGCCGATCATCGAGGAAAGCCTTCGGGGGCCAGCTTTATCAGCAATGTTGTTAGGCCTCGCTCTTGGACTGTTCACCCAGCCAGAAAGTGTCTATAAAAGCTTCTACGATCCCGCCTTTCGTGGCTTGCTTTCGATTTTGATGCTGGTCATGGGTATGGAAGCTTGGTCGAGAATTGGCGAACTGCGTAAGGTAGCCCAATGGTACGTTGTGTATAGTGTGGCTGCACCGTTTGTACATGGATTAATCGCCTTCGGTCTCGGCATGATTGCCCACTACGCCACCGGATTCAGCATGGGTGGTGTTGTCATCTTAGCTGTTATCGCTTCCTCTAGTTCAGACATCTCAGGCCCACCTACGCTGCGCGCCGGGATTCCATCAGCCAATCCCTCTGCTTACATTGGTGCTTCCACCGCCATCGGTACACCCGTTGCGATCGGCTTGTGTATTCCGTTCTTTATCGGGCTTGCCCAAGCGATCGGTGGCTAATCTCAGACGAGCTACGGTCTGTTGGTACTCCCTTGACCTGGCAGACCAAGCAACTGAACATATAAGATCAATATATCTTAGGTAAGGAGGTAACCAATATGGCAAAGCCAGCCAAAAAGCTTGTCATCGTCACGGAAAAGATTCTGTTGAAAAAGATTGCCAATATCATCGATGAATGCGGGGCAAATGGTTATACGGTGGTGGAGACGGGTGGTAGAGGCAGTCGCAATGTGCGCTCATCGGGACAACCTAACGTTTCCGACACCACGGCGAATATAAAGTTTGAAGTCCTCACCCCAGATCGGGATATGGCTGAGAATATTGCGGATCAGGTCGCAATAAAGTTCTTTATGGATTATGCGGGCATTATCTATATTTGTGACGCAGAGGTACTGTACGGGCACAGTTTCTGTGGGCCAGACGGCTGTTGAATCAAGATGACGTAGACACAAAAAGCCGGGGCATGACCCCGGCTTTTTAGCTTCTTCCGCAAGAAGCCGGATTTAAAAATGTCCTAACCGTAATGCGTCGTGCTATAGCCGCATTTCTGGCTTGCGGGACTTGGGTTTAAACCCAATTTTTTCGATAAACTACAATTAGACTTCGACCTAATATTCTCCAGGTTAGAAAATAGAAATAATCTTACTCAAAACCATCATAGCGAAGCTCAAAAACTTAGAAAGCAAAAATAATGTTTAAAACGACTCATCCATTACAGCGTCTTCTACAGTATGCTCGACCCTATCAAAAAACCATTGGGTTAGCAACGCTTTATTCAATTTTAAATAAAATCTTTGATTTAGCTCCTCCGGTTTTAATTGGCTGGGCTGTTGATGTGGTGATTAATCCTAAAACTTCTTTTTTAGTCAACTGGGGAATTCAAGGAGCGTTTAATCAACTGTTGTTTTTATCGATATTAAGTTTAATCATCTGGAGTTTAGAATCGCTTTTTGAATATGCGTATAAAATCCTCTGGCGCAATTTAGCCCAAACCTTACAACATGATTTAAGATTAGAAGCCTACGGACATTTACAAGAATTAGAACTTGCCTACTTTGAAGAACGCAGTAGTGGCAGTTTAATGTCTATTTTAAATGATGATATTAATCAGTTAGAACGATTTTTAGATATTGGTGCGAATGAAATTATCCAAGTCATTACAACAGTAATTGTAATTGGGGCAGCCTTTTTTATTTTAGCACCGAGTGTGGCTTGGTGGGCAATGTTACCGATGCCATTTATTGTTTGGGGTTCCGTTTGGTTTCAAAAATTACTCGCCCCTCGTTATGCCGATGTTCGGGAAAAAGTGAGTTTACTGAATGGACAATTAGCCAATAATTTAGGCGGTATTACAACGATTAAAAGTTTCACGGCTGAAAACTATGAAAGTCAACGGATAAATTATCATAGTGAAGCCTATCGTCAAAGTAATAAACGGGCAATTACCTTATCTTCGGCTTATGTTCCCGTGATTAGAAGTTTAATTTTATTTGGATTTATTGCAACTTTATTATTAGGGGGATTACAAGTTACTTCAGGACAATTAGCTGTCGGAACCTATAGCGTTTTAGTGTTTATTACCCAACGGTTATTATGGCCGTTAACTCGGTTAGGAGATACCTTTGATCAATATCAACGGGCGATGGCTTCTGTTAACCGGGTGATGAATTTACTAGATACTCCGATTGAAATTCATCCAGGGGATATTCCTCTTCCTATTTCTGCTGTTCGGGGAGAAATTGAATTTAAAAATATCTATTTTTCCTATAAAAATCGCTATCCCGTGATTCAAGATTTATCCCTCAAAATTCCAGCAGGGAAAACGATTGCAATTGTCGGTTCTACGGGATCGGGAAAAAGTACCTTAGTTAAATTGTTATTACGATTGTATGAAATTAATGCAGGAGTGATTACCCTAGATGGAATTGAATTAGATCGCTTAAGGTTAGGAGATTTACGGCAAGCCATCGGGTTAGTTAGTCAGGATGTTTTCTTATTTCATGGAACCGTTGCTGAAAATATTGCCTATGGAACCTTTGATGCGTCTTTAACTGATATTATTGCAGCCGCAAAAGTGGCAGAAGCCGATGAATTTATTAACGATTTACCATCAGGATATGATACAATAGTCGGAGAACGGGGTCAAAAATTATCCGGTGGACAACGACAACGGATTGCGATCGCCAGAGCCGTGTTAAAAAATCCCCCGATTTTAATCTTAGATGAAGCGACTTCTGCGGTGGATAATGAAACCGAAGCCGCCATTCAACGTTCCTTAGAAAAAATTACCAAAAATCGCACCACAATTGCCATCGCCCATCGCCTTTCAACGGTTAGAAATGCCGATTGTATTTATGTGATGGAACACGGTAAATTAGTGGAATCAGGAACCCATGAAAACCTTTTAGAAGCACCCGGTATTTATGCGGGGTTATGGCGGGTGCAGTCCGGTTTAAATTAGCCCGTGGAACAGGCATCTTGCCTGTTAACTTAACAATAGGCAACCAGGAAATGCTAGAATAATCAGTGATTTATTCAAACCCTATAAATTTTCGTAACCATATCCTGCTCTTGCCATGTTAAAAGCTCTGTTGGGTGATCCGAATGCGCGTAAACTTAAAAA
This is a stretch of genomic DNA from Planktothrix tepida PCC 9214. It encodes these proteins:
- a CDS encoding class I SAM-dependent methyltransferase — encoded protein: MAKSSNPSNFFNLSVGSDPLETALATVAHRFNREYQGGAFDLPPEVETLEIFRDRMAGTLAEKITSPFWEIAKPHKNQRCLDIGCGVSFLIYPWRDWDALFYGQEISTVAKDALNVRGPQLNSKLFKGVTLAPGHQLQYEAHQFDLAIATGWSCYYPLSYWELVLKEVKRVVKPGGDFVFDVLIPDAELAEDWAILETYLGTEVFLEPLDNWETLIKATGAKILKRKPGTLFQLYKIRF
- a CDS encoding urease accessory protein UreH domain-containing protein, which produces MIIDLLLIGALGFLGSFGHCLGMCGPLTVAFSFSDESLPTRKIPFQFYLLLNLGRILSYALVGALIGGVGSVLIASGQMAGIGSFFRQGIAILTGILLIILGLAQINPTIFHRFPIIHPLSPQNLHHHLSKLMVNVSLQKHFFTPLLLGLIWGFIPCGFLYTAQIKAAETGNIGWGILTMLAFGLGTFPTMLGVGLLTGKFTADRRSQLFRLGGWITLLIGILTLLRTGNHVDYSGYGSLICLIVALIARPISRLWSQPLKYRRVFGVSAFILAVVHTVQMLDHTFQWNLTGFDFMIPQHQGGIIAGGLAFLLMVPLAITSFDKIQNQLGILWRRIHLLAVPAFILAVIHTLLIGSNYLGGFELTLMIKIRVALLLLLSLVVLLIRYQTVWSFFGLKKLYVAPLKQK
- a CDS encoding sodium-dependent bicarbonate transport family permease, with the protein product MDFFSLFVMDFIKQLQSPTLGFLIGGMIIAALGSELVIPESICTIIVFMLLTKIGLSGGIAIRNSNLTEMILPALFSVAVGILVVFIARYTLANLPKVKTVDAIATGGLFGAVSGSTMAAALTLLEEEKISYEAWAGALYPFMDIPALVTAIVVANIYLNKKKRKVEEESLSKQEYLSKQEYLSKQPVAAGNYPDQPEYPSSRQEYLSQQKASRDNGVKIWPIIEESLRGPALSAMLLGLALGLFTQPESVYKSFYDPAFRGLLSILMLVMGMEAWSRIGELRKVAQWYVVYSVAAPFVHGLIAFGLGMIAHYATGFSMGGVVILAVIASSSSDISGPPTLRAGIPSANPSAYIGASTAIGTPVAIGLCIPFFIGLAQAIGG
- a CDS encoding P-II family nitrogen regulator — its product is MAKPAKKLVIVTEKILLKKIANIIDECGANGYTVVETGGRGSRNVRSSGQPNVSDTTANIKFEVLTPDRDMAENIADQVAIKFFMDYAGIIYICDAEVLYGHSFCGPDGC
- a CDS encoding ABC transporter ATP-binding protein; this encodes MFKTTHPLQRLLQYARPYQKTIGLATLYSILNKIFDLAPPVLIGWAVDVVINPKTSFLVNWGIQGAFNQLLFLSILSLIIWSLESLFEYAYKILWRNLAQTLQHDLRLEAYGHLQELELAYFEERSSGSLMSILNDDINQLERFLDIGANEIIQVITTVIVIGAAFFILAPSVAWWAMLPMPFIVWGSVWFQKLLAPRYADVREKVSLLNGQLANNLGGITTIKSFTAENYESQRINYHSEAYRQSNKRAITLSSAYVPVIRSLILFGFIATLLLGGLQVTSGQLAVGTYSVLVFITQRLLWPLTRLGDTFDQYQRAMASVNRVMNLLDTPIEIHPGDIPLPISAVRGEIEFKNIYFSYKNRYPVIQDLSLKIPAGKTIAIVGSTGSGKSTLVKLLLRLYEINAGVITLDGIELDRLRLGDLRQAIGLVSQDVFLFHGTVAENIAYGTFDASLTDIIAAAKVAEADEFINDLPSGYDTIVGERGQKLSGGQRQRIAIARAVLKNPPILILDEATSAVDNETEAAIQRSLEKITKNRTTIAIAHRLSTVRNADCIYVMEHGKLVESGTHENLLEAPGIYAGLWRVQSGLN